A genomic stretch from Podospora pseudoanserina strain CBS 124.78 chromosome 3, whole genome shotgun sequence includes:
- a CDS encoding hypothetical protein (EggNog:ENOG503NW2D; COG:S; antiSMASH:Cluster_2): MPYLVLPALIPDIRPCYDAYFAAFTTDPSGSILLDILFPSGVTSDEFREAHTNGTLQWWHTSETQYTYKCVDSETGEIIGMALCDVFVKPRTEEERKMPEIGWLHGEQRTRAERVLDGLWGARERIMGGRPYVYIHAFAVDPRHQGKGAGSALVQAIVDLGNTIGLPIYLEATPTSENVYFRKGFRRVPAEIAQVVHEAAVLGTKEDVEVPLMVKLPQGVYGVKVDGRKLGEVWAEWQEERKQQQQRQQQVQQQQQQQQQQPDVEVRP, translated from the exons ATGCCTTACCTCGTCCTCCCTGCCCTCATCCCCGATATCCGGCCCTGCTACGACGCCTACTTTGCCGCCTTCACCACCGACCCCTCCGGCTCTATATTGCTCgacatcctcttcccctcgGGCGTCACGTCCGACGAGTTCCGCGAGGCGCACACCAACGGCACCCTGCAGTGGTGGCACACCTCCGAGACGCAGTACACCTACAAGTGTGTCGACTCGGAGACGGGTGAGATCATCGGCATGGCTCTCTGCGACGTGTTTGTCAAGCCTAGAACAGAAGAGGAGCGCAAGATGCCAGAGATTGGGTGGCTTCACGGGGAGCAGAGGACAcgggcggagagggtgctggaCGGGCTTTGGGgtgcgagggagaggattaTGGGGGGAAGGCCGTATGTTT ACATCCACGCTTTTGCCGTTGACCCCAGGCACCAAGGCAAGGGAGCTGGCTCTGCTCTTGTCCAGGCCATTGTTGACCTCGGAAACACTATCGGATTGCCCATCTACCTCGAAGCGACGCCCACATCGGAAAACGTGTACTTCAGAAAGGGCTTCAGGAGAGTCCCCGCGGAGATAGCCCAGGTGGTTCACGAGGCGGCCGTGTTAGGGACCAAAGAAGACGTGGAGGTACCGCTCATGGTGAAGCTGCCGCAGGGTGTGTATGGAGTCAAGGTTGATGGGAGaaagttgggggaggtgtgggCGGAgtggcaggaggagaggaagcaacagcagcagcgccaacaacaggttcaacaacaacaacaacaacaacaacaacaaccagacgTTGAGGTTAGACCATAA
- a CDS encoding NRPS protein (SMCOG1002:AMP-dependent synthetase and ligase; antiSMASH:Cluster_2; COG:Q; EggNog:ENOG503NX8T), with product MHLAQHAPGILGGLRRDAMQLDTQTIPVDSVTRTLPVPESESALDALLLAWGALLQRQRGDDDRVEQFSWGHKSQSSPSEISTRFSLKALGLELTRSRSESVSTFLQAVKTSTENIARPGLLYLFFNDEKETSFPQKETAGPSQFDFQLRVSKHASALTLEGVYPTTEKPDSLDSRQAGDRLETLIQLVNIITTQPEAPISVLLEPLGRDLDQIWAWNAEMPPLIDRTMQDIISEQAAARPDKIALSSWDGQWTYAELELMSTRLAHHLVSQGITVGVNVPLCFEKCRWTIVALLAIMKAGGAFALTDPTSQPEGRLRAMVEQTGGKLVVASAAQTELAKRLVPEDGSQVVTVNEELFQSFSTIEGELPPLPTIPTVTSPLYIQFTSGSTGKPKGVVVSHANFTSGAIPRAEAVGYKSSTKCFEFASYAFDVSIDCMLCTLSVGGTICIPSDADRMNDLGGAIRASGANMAHMTPSVARVLDPAVIAELDVLGLGGEAISASDAAAWSKGKTSVIIAYGPSECTVGCTVNNTFAKNKDERKVFTTGNIGRGVGGVGWIVDPEDHDRLVPVGSVGELLVEGPVVGLGYLGEAEKTAEVFIEDPIWLVAGHKEIPGRTGRLYKTGDLVRYDADGSGDFVFIGRKDAQVKLRGQRVELVEIEHHLRHHLPSRVKIAAEVIKPAGAEPTLVAFLAEPRSKSGTTEECDEAEATFSDELTKALTGIEEALGVDLPRYMVPAAFIPLRDMPVLPSAKIDRKKLRALGGAMTREQITGSARKNKSSVGGAPSTEMERMLAAVWKSLLGDHTDITVSDSFFALGGDSLRAMRLVPAARAEGIVLSVADVFRYPVLRDMAVVAKKAEAGSGGAAADVPPFSLIDKAWSAEAAKTEVSQLCEVDKADIEDVYPCTPLQEALMALSAKVKEAYVAQRVLKMNNAKDAKKLQNAFEAIAADSAILRTRIVQVSDYGLMQVLIREPIQWRTASSLARYLEDDRDEEMGLGKKLVRYAMIREGDVYHFVLTMHHALYDGWSMPLVVDRVNQAYQGVAPRKPAAQFKHFIDYLNNRLDRAGCDTYWREQLDGATGVQFPRLPFEGYQTQADSLLEVDIKLDGRKLPSVPGATITLASVVRAAWALVASQYCSGNNDIVFGETLTGRNAPIVGVEEIEGPMITTVPVRVTINRESSVEHYLQTIAEQIVGQIPYEHAGLQHIRKLSDDALQACELRTGFVLHPAAGEVEADDKTPANGLVPAGDGEAAQEALKFNTYALMLVCSLSSDGFFVMASFDSKTVSKDTMERVLEQLRTVVHQLCEGNAKEIKVGDLQCLTDADSKEVEDMSKKFKLEGADLDALGLDRADIAGAWIADAADHTRLSPRGAVGELLVETTKTLSAPAVAVQTPPPLWLKSTTVNGGQIYRTGRLASFEFSVDTPVLRVLPKSAQIKPDFTVPKKKAASSGPAISASSAKQKLLRGIWSRLLKVDEDKIFLGDSFFNRGGDSIAAMKLVSEARQQGMQLSVAQVFANRTLYDMANVMQPSPTVITNVQRGQGSSSPASPSSPSKADYQPFSLLLTSFMRRMQRSLADKSWKILDVLPTRPLQEIAVRGTVELPRFSIRYELMHFEGMVNKKQLFRACQELVAINEVLRTVYVRLDDVCYSVVIENPFIVDIVEYEIDGDDVEEFAGKVSRLDAQTKMPYGSSFVKWFFVTNGTKSTLVFRLSHAQYDEICLPIFLNQLQQLYQDPKSVSPSYPFSTFVDHTIQEGIPAAIPYWRDLLAGSEGVSLLRPDTPITDRRHFAIHKPVNIAARSRDVTVATLPSAAWALTFARLLKVKDVVFGEVASGRSVDIPGIPDANAIAGPCWQYVPTRVKFDGDVPIRTGYDLLEALQTQHMMTSSHDCMGLEEIVRNCTDWDPEEVTWFDTVVHQDVAHVETLSFLDRKAKFETLYAYEEPLREWKIQAFHDGDTLTIEVITFESWKEEAVKLLDDVCASLEQLVNRPGEELNIA from the exons ATGCATCTCGCCCAGCACGCACCCGGCATTCTGGGTGGCCTCCGCCGCGATGCCATGCAGCTCGACACCCAGACCATTCCTGTAGACTCTGTTACCAGGACGCTACCAGTACCCGAATCAGAGTCTGCCCTCgacgcccttcttctcgcctGGGGTGCTCTCCTCCAAAGACAACGAGGCGACGACGACAGAGTAGAACAGTTTTCCTGGGGCCACAAGTCGCAAAGCTCACCATCAGAGATCTCCACCCGCTTTTCCCTCAAAGCCCTCGGTCTCGAATTGACCAGGTCACGATCAGAGTCTGTATCAACATTCCTCCAGGCCGTCAAGACTTCAACCGAGAACATCGCCCGCCCAGGGCTCCTCTACCTCTTCTTCAATGACGAGAAAGAGACCTCCTTTCCCCAAAAAGAGACGGCTGGACCATCT CAATTCGACTTCCAACTCCGTGTATCCAAACATGCTTCTGCCCTCACCCTCGAGGGCGTTTACCCTACCACCGAAAAGCCCGACTCCCTCGACTCCCGGCAGGCCGGAGACAGACTCGAAACCCTAATTCAACTTGTCaatatcatcaccactcaGCCCGAAGCCCCCATCTCGGTCCTCCTCGAGCCCCTCGGCCGTGACCTCGACCAAATATGGGCCTGGAACGCCGAAATGCCCCCTCTGATCGACCGGACGATGCAAGACATCATCTCTGAGCAGGCCGCCGCTCGCCCGGACAAGATTGCGCTTTCCTCTTGGGATGGCCAATGGACCTACGCCGAGCTCGAGCTCATGTCTACCCGCCTGGCGCATCACCTCGTTTCTCAGGGCATCACAGTTGGTGTTAATGTACCGCTATGCTTCGAAAAGTGCCGGTGGACCATCGTCGCTTTGTTGGCCATCATGAAGGCTGGTGGCGCATTTGCCTTGACGGACCCAACATCTCAGCCAGAGGGCAGACTGCGCGCCATGGTGGAGCAAACCGGCGGCAAGCTGGTCGTTGCCTCCGCCGCTCAGACTGAGCTGGCGAAGCGTCTTGTTCCTGAAGATGGCAGCCAGGTGGTAACGGTGAACGAGGAGCTGTTCCAGTCTTTCTCCACCATCGAGGGCGAGCTCCCCCCATTGCCCACTATCCCGACTGTCACCTCTCCTCTCTACATCCAGTTCACCTCTGGCAGCACAGGCAAGCCCAAGGGTGTCGTTGTTTCTCACGCCAACTTCACCAGCGGTGCCATTCCCCGTGCTGAGGCGGTGGGGTACAAGTCTTCTACCAAGTGCTTCGAGTTTGCCAGTTATGCCTTCGATGTCAGCATCGATTGCATGCTCTGCACTCTGTCAGTCGGTGGTACCATCTGCATCCCCTCTGATGCCGACCGCATGAATGACCTTGGCGGTGCCATCAGGGCCAGTGGCGCCAACATGGCGCATATGACACCCAGTGTTGCGCGTGTGCTCGATCCCGCCGTGATTGCTGAGCTTGACGTCTTGGGATTGGGCGGTGAAGCCATCTCGGCTTCTGATGCGGCTGCGTGGAGCAAGGGCAAGACCAGCGTCATTATCGCGTATGGCCCCTCCGAATGCACTGTCGGCTGCActgtcaacaacacctttgccaagaacaaggacgaGCGCAAGGTGTTTACGACCGGAAACATTGGCCGTGGTGTCGGCGGTGTAGGCTGGATTGTCGACCCCGAGGACCACGACCGTCTGGTTCCTGTCGGATCAGTtggcgagctgctggtggaagGCCCCGTCGTTGGTCTTGGTTACTTGGGTGAGGCCGAGAAGACGGCTGAGGTGTTTATTGAGGACCCTATATGGTTGGTTGCCGGACACAAAGAGATCCCTGGCAGAACCGGCCGGCTCTACAAGACTGGTGATCTTGTTCGGTACGATGCTGATGGGTCTGGTGACTTTGTCTTCATCGGCCGCAAGGATGCTCAAGTCAAGCTCCGTGGACAGCGTGTTGAGTTGGTCGAGATTGAGCACCATCTCcggcaccacctcccaagccGTGTCAAGATCGCTGCTGAGGTCATCAAGCCTGCGGGTGCCGAGCCTACTTTGGTGGCCTTTTTGGCCGAGCCTCGCAGCAAGAGCGGCACAACCGAGGAATGTGACGAAGCGGAGGCCACCTTCTCTGATGAACTGACCAAGGCCCTGACCGGTATCGAGGAAGCGCTTGGTGTCGACCTTCCCCGATACATGGTCCCCGCGGCATTCATCCCTCTCCGCGACATGCCAGTGCTGCCTTCTGCCAAGATCGATCGCAAGAAGCTTCGTGCGCTTGGAGGCGCCATGACGCGCGAGCAGATCACTGGCAGCGCCCGCAAGAACAAGAGCAGCGTAGGTGGTGCCCCTTCGACCGAGATGGAGCGGATGCTGGCTGCTGTGTGGAAGTCGTTGCTTGGGGACCATACCGACATCACTGTTAGCGATAGCTTCTTTGCTCTCGGCGGAGACTCTCTCAGGGCCATGAGACTCGTTCCCGCTGCTCGCGCTGAAGGCATTGTTCTGTCGGTTGCCGATGTCTTCCGGTACCCTGTCCTCCGGGATATGGCTGTGGTTGCTAAGAAGGCAGAGGCTGGAagcggtggtgctgctgctgacgtCCCACCCTTCTCCCTGATCGACAAGGCCTGGTCTGCTGAGGCGGCAAAGACCGAGGTCAGCCAGCTTTGCGAGGTTGACAAGGCCGATATCGAGGATGTCTATCCCTGCACACCGCTCCAAGAGGCCTTGATGGCGCTCTCtgccaaggtcaaggaggccTATGTAGCCCAGCGTGTGCTCAAGATGAACAATGCCAAAGACGCCAAGAAGTTGCAGAATGCCTTCGAGGCCATCGCCGCCGACTCCGCCATCCTCCGCACTCGTATCGTTCAGGTGTCCGACTACGGTCTCATGCAAGTCTTGATCAGGGAGCCTATCCAGTGGCGCACTGCGTCATCGTTGGCCAGGTATCTCGAGGACGACCgggacgaggagatgggTCTCGGCAAGAAGCTTGTTCGCTACGCCATGATCCGCGAGGGCGACGTCTATCACTTTGTACTGACCATGCACCATGCTCTCTACGACGGATGGTCGATGCCCCTGGTAGTTGACCGTGTCAACCAGGCCTACCAGGGTGTTGCTCCGAGAAAGCCAGCGGCCCAGTTCAAGCACTTCATCGACtacctcaacaacaggctTGATCGTGCAGGATGCGACACTTACTGGCGTGAGCAGCTCGACGGTGCGACGGGTGTTCAGTTCCCCCGTCTTCCCTTTGAGGGCTACCAGACCCAGGCCGACTCCCTCCTCGAAGTCGATATCAAGCTTGATGGCCGGAAGCTCCCATCGGTGCCCGGTGCCACCATCACTCTTGCCAGCGTGGTTCGCGCAGCGTGGGCCCTGGTGGCCTCCCAGTACTGCAGCGGAAATAACGACATTGTTTTCGGCGAGACACTGACTGGTCGCAATGCCCCCATCGTAGGCGTCGAAGAGATCGAGGGTCCCATGATCACCACCGTTCCTGTGCGGGTCACCATCAACCGCGAGTCGTCCGTCGAGCACTATCTTCAGACCATTGCCGAGCAGATTGTCGGTCAGATCCCATACGAACATGCCGGTCTTCAGCACATCCGCAAGTTGAGCGACGACGCCCTTCAGGCTTGCGAGCTGCGTACTGGTTTCGTGCTGCATCCCGCAGCTGGCGAGGTCGAGGCTGACGACAAGACACCGGCCAACGGGTTGGTGCCGGCGGGCGATGGCGAGGCGGCCCAGGAAGCGCTCAAGTTCAACACGTATGCCCTCATGTTGGTGTGCTCCCTTTCTTCCGATGGCTTCTTCGTGATGGCCAGTTTCGACTCCAAGACGGTCAGCAAGGACACGATGGAGCGAGTGTTGGAGCAGCTCCGGACAGTGGTGCACCAGCTCTGCGAGGGCAATGCgaaggagatcaaggtcGGTGACTTGCAGTGTCTGACGGATGCTGACAGCAAGGAAGTTGAGGATATGAGCAAGAAGTTCAAGTTGGAGGGTGCTGACTTGGATGCGCTTGGGTTGGATCGGGCTGACATTGCCGGTGCCTGGATTGCCGATGCAGCTGACCACACGCGCCTCTCCCCGCGTGGCGCTGTGGGTGAGCTGTTAGTGGAGACCACCAAGACCCTCAGCGCCCCTGCAGTCGCTGTGCagacaccaccgccgctgTGGCTGAAGAGCACCACTGTCAATGGCGGCCAGATCTACAGAACCGGACGACTTGCCAGCTTCGAGTTCAGTGTCGACACTCCTGTTCTTCGCGTGCTCCCCAAGTCGGCCCAGATCAAGCCCGATTTCACTgtccccaagaagaaggctgcttcGTCTGGCCCTGCCATCTCTGCTTCCTCTGCCAAGCAAAAGCTGCTCCGGGGCATCTGGAGTCGTCTTCTCAAGGTCGATGAGGACAAGATCTTCCTTGGTgacagcttcttcaaccgTGGTGGTGACTCGATTGCCGCCATGAAGCTCGTCTCCGAGGCCCGTCAGCAGGGAATGCAGCTCAGCGTCGCACAGGTCTTTGCCAACCGGACTCTGTATGACATGGCCAATGTCATGCAGCCATCGCCCACTGTCATCACTAACGTTCAAAGGGGCCAGGGCAGCAGCTCTCCCGCGAGCCCATCCAGTCCCTCCAAGGCCGACTACCAGcccttctctctcctcttgacctccttcaTGCGTCGTATGCAGAGATCGCTGGCCGACAAGTCATGGAAGATCCTTGATGTGCTCCCCACCAGACCTCTCCAGGAGATTGCCGTCAGGGGTACCGTTGAGCTTCCTCGCTTCTCCATCCGCTATGAGCTCATGCACTTTGAGGGTATGGTCAACAAGAAGCAGCTCTTCCGTGCCTGCCAAGAGCTTGTCGCCATCAACGAAGTCCTTCGCACCGTCTATGTCCgccttgatgatgtctgCTACAGCGTGGTGATCGAGAACCCCTTCATCGTCGACATTGTCGAATATGAGATTGACGGtgacgatgtcgaggagTTTGCCGGCAAGGTCAGCAGACTGGATGCCCAAACCAAGATGCCTTATGGTTCTTCCTTCGTCAAGTGGTTCTTTGTcaccaacggcaccaagAGCACCCTTGTCTTCCGTCTGTCCCACGCCCAGTACGATGAGATTTGCcttcccatcttcctcaatcagctccagcagctgtACCAGGACCCCAAGTCGGTCTCTCCATCGtaccccttctccacctttGTCGATCACACCATCCAAGAGGGCATTCCCGCTGCCATCCCCTACTGGCGCGACCTCCTTGCCGGTTCCGAGGGTGTTTCTCTCTTGAGACCcgacacccccatcaccgaccGCCGCCACTTTGCCATCCACAAGCCCGTCAACATCGCCGCCCGCAGCCGCGACGTGACCGTAGCTACCCTTCCCTCCGCAGCCTGGGCTTTGACCTTTGCCCGTCTgctcaaggtcaaggacgTGGTATTCGGCGAAGTCGCCTCCGGCCGCAGCGTCGACATACCCGGCATCCCCGACGCCAACGCCATCGCCGGCCCCTGCTGGCAGTACGTCCCCACCCGCGTCAAGTTCGACGGCGACGTCCCCATCCGCACCGGCTACGACCTGCTCGAGGCCCTCCAGACCCAGCACATGATGACTTCTTCGCACGACTGCATGGGTCTGGAGGAGATTGTCCGGAATTGCACAGACTGGGATCCTGAGGAGGTGACCTGGTTCGATACGGTCGTTCACCAGGATGTGGCCCACGTCGAGACCTTGTCATTCTTGGACCGCAAGGCTAAGTTTGAGACGCTGTATGCGTACGAGGAGCCGTTGAGGGAGTGGAAGATTCAGGCTTTCCATGATGGGGATACCTTGACCATTGAGGTTATCACTTTTGAGTcgtggaaggaggaggcggtgaagTTGTTGGATGACGTTTGTGCTTCGTTGGAGCAGTTGGTGAACAGGcctggggaggagttgaacATTGCATAg
- a CDS encoding hypothetical protein (antiSMASH:Cluster_2; EggNog:ENOG503NX6D; COG:Q; SMCOG1288:ABC transporter related protein): MAVEASGEKRPHSAAASDAAADKEKALAPTTTGSASDAPAAAEQAPQGGLLVWLKIFASASPTWIDVCLLITGVISAAGAGIPFPLMGIIFGELVDNMNDATCAAGDSDLTSTSTSINGVNDPFAYEASINDKVLKLVYIAIAALVCIYVYVLSWSLFSQRLAQRLRGQYVQALLRQPPGFFDARSAASGEVSTRLQGDMTAVQAGTSEKVGVLIASTSFFFACYVVAFIKQAKLAGILVSLIPAFLLMAMGGGFFVTKFMVISASSQTAASNIAGEALQHVGVVQSFGMAGRLEKKFAEHVSVARGAGVKKGIAAAMQAGMLYFIAYSANALAFWQGSRMVVDTIRGEGTETVGQIYTVVFLLVDACVCLGNIAPILPILGSASTAFSRLMADINAPSTIDGTSSEGAFLPVETTTGHIQLENVSFAYPSRAEQPVLRNVNLVLPAGKHTALVGLSGSGKSTIAALVARLQDPDSGVITLDGTDIKTLNVSHLRSFVSLVQQEPSLLDRSILENIALGLVNSPKPEHQALKAVVEGGELAELAKKGKDAVDDSSVANPAVQEVIRLVKEAAVQADAHNFISNLEKGYGTFAGPKGSLVSGGQRQRVALARALIRDPKILLLDEATAALDSTSEKKIQLAVERAAEGRTVISIAHRLSTIRNADKIVVLEAGEVVEEGVYDELMAREDGKFFAMAKLQSLGNQEAAASAVAEISEKKDVVVVDEEEEEAAKVLAASISSRDESAAEKAANDKEEKEKEAGWGSVFAGLARLVKPSFPWLLLAVFAAVIVGGTFSGSGLIFGFTVGALNPCENSPEDILDLGKFFGGLLFMLACIELLANFFAWSCFGLIAERMLYAIRVLSFRSLMEQGVEWHQSGGRNPTSLLDIITKDSAAIGGFSGSTIGTVFAIIVNFFVAIILSHIIQWKIAIVCLSVVPILLGAGFMQLRQLARYEERHAASYAKATGVAVEAVQSIKTVAALSLEKEVMGSYARLLKNTRDEMVRAAAFTNIWLAISNSMSFLIYAFAYWWGSQKIMSGEANQTQFFIIVVSMLVSAQLWGQMFTLAPEFSRARTAFSRIMNVLALGTNNEIDSKRGPHGKPGPSSDPESALSPAAKAATGGEPGMKITFTNVTFSYPSRPDHRTLKNVSFTITPGQFVGLVGPSGAGKSTIMSLVQNLYSPSSGSILLDNVDITSSVASIKDSIAIVPQDPALFDGTIRFNVSLGSKPDHVPTQEEIEEACKLANIHDVIMAMPEGYDTQCGASAGRLSGGQRQRLAIARALVRKPRLLLLDESTSALDAASEAALQEGLDKVARGTTVLAITHRLHTVKKADVIFVVEGGEVVDKGTHEELMGRREGYRVNAMQQMLQ, from the exons ATGGCGGTCGAGGCTTCCGGAGAGAAGCGTCCGCACAGCGCCGCAGCGAGTGATGCGGCCGCTGATAAGGAGAAGGCACTTGCCCCTACCACCACTGGAAGTGCTTCTGATGCGCCGGCAGCTGCCGAACAAGCC CCCCAAGGTGGCCTCCTCGTCTGGCTCAAGATCTTTGCTTCCGCGTCGCCAACATGGATCGACGTCTGTCTTCTCATCACCGGCGtcatctccgccgccggtgccggtatccccttccccctgaTGGGCATCATCTTTGGCGAGCTCGTCGACAACATGAACGATGCCACCTGTGCGGCCGGCGACTCTGACCTCACCtccacttccacctccatcaacgGCGTCAACGACCCTTTCGCCTATGAGGCTTCCATCAACGACAAGGTCCTCAAGCTGGTGTATATTGCCATTGCTGCCTTGGTTTGCATCTACGTTTACGTCCTGTCCTGGTCTCTCTTCTCCCAGCGTCTCGCTCAGAGACTCAGAGGGCAGTATGTCCAGGCTTTGCTGAGACAGCCCCCCGGCTTCTTCGACGCGCGATCTGCCGCCAGCGGTGAGGTCTCGACCAGACTTCAGGGCGACATGACTGCTGTCCAGGCCGGTACTTCCGAAAAGGTGGGCGTTTTGATCGCCTCGACCAGTTTCTTCTTCGCCTGCTACGTCGTCGCGTTCATCAAGCAGGCAAAGCTGGCCGGTATTTTGGTCTCGCTCATCCCGGCGTTCTTGCTCATGGCGATGGGCGGTGGCTTTTTTGTCACCAAGTTCATGGTCATCAGTGCTTCTTCCCAGACTGCCGCCAGCAACATTGCCGGTGAGGCGCTTCAGCACGTCGGTGTCGTGCAGTCGTTCGGTATGGCTGGCAGACTGGAAAAGAAGTTTGCCGAGCATGTCTCCGTGGCTAGAGGTGCTGGTGTCAAAAAGGGcattgctgctgccatgCAGGCTGGTATGCTGTACTTTATTGCGTACAGCGCCAATGCTCTGGCCTTCTGGCAGGGTAGTCGCATGGTTGTTGATACCATCAGGGGCGAGGGAACCGAAACTGTTGGTCAGATTTATACTGTGGTGTTCTTGTTGGTTGATG CCTGTGTCTGTCTCGGCAACATcgctcccatcctccccatcctcggcaGCGCCTCCACTGCCTTTTCTCGTCTGATGGCTGACATCAacgccccctccaccatcgacGGCACTTCCTCCGAAGGCGCCTTTTTGCCAGTTgagaccaccaccggccACATACAGCTCGAAAACGTCTCCTTTGCCTACCCCTCCCGCGCCGAGCAGCCAGTCCTCCGCAACGTCAACCTTGTCCTCCCGGCAGGCAAGCACACCGCCCTCGTCGGTCTTTCGGGAAGCGGTAAatccaccatcgccgccctcgTCGCCCGTCTGCAGGATCCCGATTCTGGTGTCATTACCCTGGACGGCACAGACATCAAGACACTGAACGTGTCCCACCTCCGCAGTTTTGTCTCTCTCGTCCAGCAAGAACCTTCTCTTCTCGACCGCTCCATCCTTGAGAACATCGCTCTCGGTCTGGTCAACTCCCCCAAGCCAGAACACCAAGCTCTCAAGGCGGTGGTAGAAGGTGGCGAGCTCgccgagctggccaagaagggcaaggatGCCGTTGACGACAGTAGCGTTGCCAACCCTGCGGTGCAGGAAGTCATCCGTCTTgtcaaggaggctgccgTCCAGGCTGACGCGCACAACTTCATCTCCAATTTGGAAAAGGGCTACGGTACTTTTGCTGGGCCCAAGGGGTCTTTGGTGTCTGGTGGCCAAAGACAGCGAGTGGCGCTCGCGCGTGCCTTGATTAGAGATCCCAAGATTTTGCTGCTGGACGAGGCCACTGCTGCGCTGGATTCGACTTCTGAGAAAAAGATCCAGCTCGCTGTTGAGCGGGCTGCTGAGGGGAGGACGGTAATTTCCATTGCTCATAGGTTGAGTACCATTCGCAATGCGGACAAGATTGTTGTTCTGGAGgcgggtgaggttgtggaggagggggtgtacGACGAGCTGATGGCGAGAGAAGATGGCAAGTTCTTTGCCATGGCCAAGCTGCAGAGCTTGGGTAaccaggaggctgctgcttcggctgttgctgagatcagcgagaagaaggatgttgttgtcgttgacgaggaagaggaggaggcagccAAGGTTCTTGCTGCTTCCATCTCCAGCAGGGATGAGTCTGCTGCTGAAAAGGCGGCCAAtgacaaggaggagaaggagaaggaggccggcTGGGGATCCGTGTTTGCTGGTCTGGCCCGTCTTGTCAAGCCTTCCTTCCCCTGGTTGCTTCTGGCTGTCTTCGCGGCTGTCATTGTCGGTGGTACTTTCTCCGGATCTGGTCTCATCTTTGGTTTCACCGTTGGTGCTCTCAACCCGTGCGAGAACTCGCCCGAGgacatcctcgacctcggAAAGTTCTTTGGTGGTTTGCTCTTCATGCTGGCCTGCATTGAGCTCCTGGCCAACTTCTTTGCGTGGTCCTGCTTTGGTCTCATCGCCGAGAGAATGCTGTATGCCATCCGCGTGCTCAGTTTCAGAAGCCTAATGGAGCAGGGTGTCGAATGGCACCAATCCGGCGGCCGCAACCCTACTTCCCTGcttgacatcatcaccaaagaCAGTGCCGCCATCGGTGGTTTCTCGGGTAGCACCATCGGCACCGTCtttgccatcatcgtcaacttcttcgtcgccatcatcctATCGCACATCATCCAGTGGAAGATTGCCATCGTCTGTCTCTCCGTCGTCCCGATCCTCCTCGGGGCGGGCTTCATGCAGCTCCGCCAGCTCGCCCGCTACGAAGAGCGCCACGCGGCCTCCTACGCCAAGGCAACCGGTGTGGCCGTCGAAGCCGTCCAATCCATCAAGACCGTCGCCGCCTTGTCCCTCGAAAAGGAGGTCATGGGCTCGTACGCCCGCCTCCTGAAGAACACCCGCGACGAAATGGTCCGCGCGGCAGCCTTCACCAACATCTGGCTcgccatcagcaacagcatgTCCTTTTTGATCTACGCCTTCGCCTACTGGTGGGGTTCGCAAAAGATCATGTCGGGCGAGGCCAACCAAACCCAattcttcatcatcgtcgtctccATGCTCGTCAGCGCCCAGCTCTGGGGCCAAATGTTCACCCTCGCCCCCGAGTTCTCCCGCGCCCGCACCGCCTTCTCCCGCATCATGAACGTTTTGGCACTGGGAACAAACAACGAGATCGACTCCAAGCGTGGCCCGCACGGCAAGCCCGGCCCCTCTTCCGACCCGGAGTCTGCCCTCTCCCCGGCAGCCAAGGCCGCTACTGGCGGTGAACCAGGCATGAAAatcaccttcaccaacgTCACCTTCTCCTACCCCTCCCGCCCAGACCACCGGACCCTCAAGAACGTCtccttcaccatcacccccggTCAATTCGTCGGCCTCGTCGGCCCATCCGGAGCAGGAAAATCAACAATCATGTCCCTCGTCCAGAACCTCTACTCCCCCTCGTCGGGCTCAATCCTGCTCGACAACGTAGACATCACCTCTTCCGTCGCCTCCATCAAGGACTCCATCGCCATTGTCCCGCAGGACCCGGCCTTGTTCGACGGCACCATCCGGTTCAACGTCTCCCTCGGCTCCAAACCCGACCACGTCCCCACCCAGGAGGAGATCGAGGAGGCGTGCAAGCTAGCCAACATCCACGACGTGATCATGGCCATGCCGGAGGGGTACGACACCCAGTGCGGCGCCTCCGCCGGTCGCTTGTCCGGTgggcagaggcagagacTTGCCATCGCGAGAGCGTTGGTTCGCAAGCcgaggttgttgctgcttgaCGAGAGCACTTCGGCTTTGGATGCTGCCTCTGAAGCGGCGCTGCAGGAGGGGTTGGACAAAGTCGCGCGGGGGACGACCGTGCTGGCTATTACGCACAGGCTGCACACCGTGAAGAAGGCGGATGTGATttttgtggtggaggggggcgaggtggtggataaGGGGACGCATGAGGAGTTGATGGgacggagggaggggtataGGGTTAATGCTATGCAGCAGATGTTGCAGTAG